A genomic stretch from Lepisosteus oculatus isolate fLepOcu1 chromosome 7, fLepOcu1.hap2, whole genome shotgun sequence includes:
- the LOC102683455 gene encoding podocan, whose amino-acid sequence MGPFAFMFWVFICPAISRVLKSSLITEDIWSNAPMDVLPSNLTAESVREFPLSLVAESQEQEREGTGQGGHSLEANEKIANNRTLLEPGIFHIKSNISGGSNVSFASKELESRVTLTFNPVKSDITKTMRLLNGSTQSTKIMHHNLTFSFNMTSNTTSSQREGKEHIASASGRELIPTTTKINDSDKHDQHSEEQKTKKLNRKLKSKKGEQSSPSDDKTNGNTFLHLKKVKKSKKNQMIHRKGYKKVNKKKKQKAQYFPYFKDDYCPQECACYGRVVQCSDKGVDKIPYGIPYNARYMLLMNNKIDIIQLDLLNEYLSLEFLVLNNNRLTDSSIEGAFEGMEKLKRLYIEQNLLSSIPTDLPKTLEELRLNGNNISVMSEQVWFSCKNLHIVSLNNNSLSNESIPDGVFGSLTNLRTLSINNNYLTDTPYKLPTNLKELYLKGNQIERILSQMFTDYSDLLYLDLSNNQLISKGIDENSFCYMAKLENLNLGGNLLNQIPKHFPSALKTLNLEGNRITSVNKDAFLKMKNLEQLGLSKNKIVKVAAGAFKRLSALHHLDISYNNLLEVPRQLPATLHSVALNNNKIHFIPRNSFCGNKNFLSNLVLIHLEHNHIDMGNINTNAFRCIRGFQIVHFY is encoded by the exons ATGGGACCttttgcattcatgttttgGGTGTTTATTTGTCCTGCCATTTCACGTGTGCTTAAATCCA GTTTGATAACAGAGGATATCTGGAGTAATGCTCCAATGGATGTTTTACCTTCTAACCTGACAGCAGAAAGTGTGAGAGAGTTTCCTTTGTCCTTGGTAGCAGAAAGCCAAGAACAAGAGAGAGAAGGGACAGGCCAAGGAGGACATTCATTAGAGGCAAATGAAAAGATTGCAAACAACAGAACTCTTCTAGAACCAGGAATATTTCACATAAAAAGTAACATTTCAGGTGGAAGTAATGTTTCATTTGCATCTAAGGAGCTGGAATCCAGAGTCACCCTTACCTTTAATCCAGTGAAGAGTGATATTACTAAAACTATGAGGTTGCTAAACGGATCAACACAGTCTACAAAAATCATGCACCATAACCTCACCTTTTCTTTCAACATGACATCAAATACAACATCTTCCCAGAGGGAAGGTAAAGAGCACATTGCTAGTGCTTCCGGAAGGGAGCTAATCCCAACTACAACGAAGATCAATGACTCTGACAAACATGACCAGCACTctgaagaacaaaaaacaaagaaactgaatcgaaaattaaaatctaaaaaggGAGAGCAATCCTCCCCCAGTGATGACAAAACAAATGGTAACACATTTTTGCACTTGAAAAAAGTTAAGAAATCAAAAAAGAACCAAATGATCCACAGAAAAGgatataaaaaagtgaacaaaaagaagaaacaaaaggcACAATATTTTCCATACTTTAAAGATGATTATTGTCCTCAAGAATGTGCTTGTTATGGAAG agtgGTCCAATGCTCTGACAAGGGGGTAGATAAGATTCCTTATGGCATTCCATATAATGCTAGATACATGCTTCTCATGAACAACAAGATAGACATCATTCAGCTGGATTTGTTAAATGAATACCTCTCTCTTGAATTTTTGGTTCTCAACAACAACCGCTTGACTGATAGCTCCATTGAAGGAGCTTTTGAGGGAATGGAGAAACTGAAAAGGCTTTATATTGAGCAGAACCTCCTGTCCAGCATCCCTACAGATCTTCCCAAAACCTTGGAGGAGCTGAGACTGAATGGAAACAACATTAGTGTCATGTCAGAGCAAGTATGGTTCAGTTGTAAAAACTTGCACATTGTTAGCCTCAACAATAACAGCCTGTCAAATGAGTCTATTCCTGATGGTGTTTTTGGCTCCTTGACTAATTTACGCACTCTGAGTATCAACAACAACTATCTGACGGATACGCCATACAAACTCCCCACTAACCTCAAAGAACTGTATCTGAAAGGAAATCAAATAGAAAGAATTTTGAGCCAAATGTTTACAGATTACTCTGATCTGCTTTACCTTGATCTAAGCAACAACCAACTCATCAGCAAAGGAATAGATGAAAATTCTTTCTGCTACATGGCTAAACTTGAAAACCTTAATCTTGGGGGAAATTTACTTAATCAGATCCCAAAGCATTTTCCAAGTGCCTTAAAGACCCTGAATCTTGAGGGGAATAGAATAACATCAGTAAATAAAGATGCTTTCTTAAAGATGAAAAACCTGGAGCAGCTTGGGCTTTCTAAGAATAAGATTGTCAAGGTCGCAGCTGGAGCTTTTAAAAGGCTATCTGCATTGCACCATCTAGATATTAGTTACAACAATCTCCTTGAAGTCCCAAGACAACTTCCAGCTACACTACACTCAGTggctctaaataataataagattcACTTTATCCCCAGGAACTCATTTTGTGGAAACAAGAATTTTCTGAGTAATTTAGTCCTTATCCATTTAGAGCACAATCATATTGACATGGGAAACATTAATACTAATGCATTCAGGTGTATTAGAGGTTTTCAGATAGTCCATTTCTACTAA